The following are encoded in a window of Falco biarmicus isolate bFalBia1 chromosome 8, bFalBia1.pri, whole genome shotgun sequence genomic DNA:
- the TLX3 gene encoding T-cell leukemia homeobox protein 3, with translation MDPPAGAQGQHQHEPISFGIDQILNSPEQESAPPPPPPRGPDGATFLGGPGGRGGAPYPALPAPFPAIAAPFEDSGSYSVNLSLAPAGVIRVPAHRPIPGAVPPPISSAIPAMPAVPSLGSLNFPWMESSRRFVKDRFTAAAALTPFTVTRRIGHPYQNRTPPKRKKPRTSFSRVQICELEKRFHRQKYLASAERAALAKSLKMTDAQVKTWFQNRRTKWRRQTAEEREAERQQASRLMLQLQHDAFQKSLNESIQPDPLCLHNSSLFALQNLQPWEEESAKIPPVTSLV, from the exons CATCGACCAGATCCTCAACAGCCCCGAGCAGGAGAgcgctcccccgccgccgcccccccggggccCCGACGGCGCGACCTTCCtgggcggccccggcggccgcggcggcgcgCCCTACCCGGCGCTGCCGGCCCCCTTCCCGGCCATCGCCGCGCCCTTCGAGGACTCTGGATCTTACAGTGTGAACCTCAGCCTGGCCCCGGCCGGCGTGATCCGGGTGCCGGCGCACAGGCCCATCCCCGGGGCCGTGCCGCCGCCCATCTCCAGCGCCATCCCGGCCATGCCCGCCgtgcccagcctgggcagcctCAACTTCCCctggatggagagcagcaggcGCTTCGTCAAGGACAGGTTCACAG cggcggcggcgctgaCGCCCTTCACGGTGACGCGGCGGATCGGGCATCCCTACCAGAACCGGACTCCGCCGAAGCGCAAGAAGCCGCGGACGTCCTTCTCCCGGGTGCAGATCTGCGAGCTAGAGAAGCGCTTCCACCGGCAGAAGTACCTGGCCTCGGCCGAGCGCGCTGCCCTCGCCAAGTCCCTCAAGATGACGGACGCGCAGGTGAAGACCTGGTTCCAGAACCGGCGCACCAAGTGGCG GCGGCAGACGGCGGAGGAGCGGGAGGCCGAGCGGCAGCAGGCGAGCCGgctgatgctgcagctgcagcacgaCGCCTTCCAGAAGTCGCTGAACGAGTCGATCCAGCCCGACCCGCTGTGCCTGCACAACTCGTCGCTGTTCGCGCTGCAGaacctgcagccctgggaggaggagagcgCCAAGATCCCCCCGGTCACCTCGCTCGTCTGA